In Pseudofrankia saprophytica, one genomic interval encodes:
- a CDS encoding helix-turn-helix transcriptional regulator, giving the protein MANNGERDRRDGSSPDSRRLDVLRALRATGASRGIVEIADELGVHPNTVRFHLDTLVANGQVERAPSESHRPGRPRAFFRAVRGMDPGGPRHFRVLAEILTESLAAGPDPAVRAIEAGRAWGRRAASTVPTAAVDAADAPGWGRSVGRLIRLLDDLGFAPEPPGAGTDADSAPPVRLRHCPFLELTETRAEVVCPVHLGVMRGALDTWDAPLTVDRLEAFAEPDLCVAHLVPVGGRS; this is encoded by the coding sequence GTGGCGAACAACGGCGAGCGGGACCGCCGCGACGGCTCGTCGCCGGACAGCCGGCGGCTGGATGTACTGCGGGCGCTCAGGGCGACGGGGGCATCACGCGGGATCGTCGAGATCGCCGACGAGCTGGGCGTCCATCCGAACACCGTCCGGTTCCACCTGGACACGCTGGTCGCGAACGGGCAGGTCGAGCGGGCGCCGTCCGAGAGCCACCGGCCGGGCCGGCCACGCGCGTTCTTCCGAGCGGTGCGAGGAATGGATCCGGGCGGGCCGCGCCACTTCCGGGTCCTCGCCGAGATTCTCACCGAGAGCCTGGCCGCCGGCCCCGACCCGGCCGTGCGCGCCATCGAGGCCGGTCGGGCCTGGGGGCGGCGGGCCGCCTCGACCGTGCCCACCGCCGCCGTCGACGCCGCGGACGCCCCGGGCTGGGGGCGATCGGTCGGGCGGCTGATCCGCCTGCTCGACGACCTGGGCTTCGCCCCCGAGCCGCCCGGTGCCGGCACGGACGCCGACTCCGCCCCGCCGGTCCGGCTGCGGCACTGCCCGTTTCTCGAGCTGACCGAGACCCGGGCCGAGGTCGTGTGCCCGGTTCATCTTGGCGTGATGCGCGGCGCCCTGGACACCTGGGATGCACCGCTCACGGTGGACCGGCTGGAGGCGTTCGCCGAGCCGGACCTGTGCGTCGCCCACCTGGTCCCCGTTGGAGGAAGATCATGA
- a CDS encoding sulfotransferase family protein: MNVDDLLAGARDATGLSDFGDDELFGGDLWRDALARLLASLEAEARLSELGRAIVASEQANYLTTRLRVVDHHRAHPEIRERGITPPIVIVGQARTGTTMLHDVLAQDAAHRAPLTWEVDLPLPPPRTETYLTDPRIAQVDATFELVDQVIPEFRAVHQLGARLAQECSRIAGGSFVSVIFPTQFHIPAYLDWLLHDAVRDGHHAAAYVWHRRYLELLQSEHPGERWLVKSPAHVWTLPQLLAEYPGALLVQTHRDPARVMASTASMLFHLRRLYSDDVRVAELGPEFSELILDGLERSAEARLDGTIRSEQVVDVQFRDLMADPLGTARAIYGAFGFELTDDAEARIAGFLRDNPRERWGGHEYTFADTALDLAAVRQRTARYSKQFGVPEEVL; this comes from the coding sequence GTGAACGTCGACGATCTGCTGGCCGGGGCGCGGGACGCCACCGGGCTCTCCGATTTCGGGGATGACGAACTGTTCGGTGGCGACCTCTGGCGCGACGCCCTCGCCAGGCTCCTGGCCAGCCTGGAGGCCGAGGCCCGGCTCAGCGAGCTCGGTAGGGCCATCGTGGCCAGCGAGCAGGCGAACTACCTGACGACGCGATTACGCGTCGTCGACCATCATCGCGCCCACCCGGAGATCCGGGAACGCGGCATCACCCCGCCGATCGTCATCGTCGGGCAGGCCCGCACCGGCACGACGATGCTGCACGACGTGCTCGCCCAGGACGCGGCCCACCGGGCGCCGCTTACCTGGGAGGTCGACCTCCCGCTGCCGCCGCCGCGGACCGAGACCTACCTGACCGACCCGCGCATCGCCCAGGTCGACGCGACCTTCGAGCTCGTCGATCAGGTGATCCCGGAGTTCCGCGCCGTTCACCAGCTCGGCGCCCGGCTCGCCCAGGAATGCTCCCGCATCGCGGGCGGCTCCTTCGTCAGCGTGATCTTCCCGACCCAGTTCCACATCCCCGCCTACCTGGACTGGCTGCTGCACGACGCCGTCCGCGACGGCCACCACGCGGCCGCCTACGTCTGGCACCGCCGCTACCTGGAGCTGCTGCAGAGCGAGCATCCTGGCGAGCGTTGGCTGGTGAAGTCGCCGGCGCATGTGTGGACGCTGCCGCAGCTGCTCGCCGAGTACCCGGGCGCCCTGCTGGTGCAGACCCACCGCGACCCGGCCCGGGTCATGGCCTCCACCGCCAGCATGTTGTTCCACCTGCGCCGCCTGTACAGCGACGACGTGCGGGTGGCCGAGCTCGGGCCGGAGTTCTCCGAGCTGATCCTCGACGGCCTGGAACGCAGCGCCGAGGCTCGCCTCGACGGCACGATCCGGTCCGAGCAGGTGGTCGACGTCCAGTTCCGCGATCTGATGGCCGACCCGCTGGGTACCGCCCGGGCGATCTACGGCGCGTTCGGGTTCGAGCTGACCGACGACGCCGAGGCGCGGATCGCCGGGTTCCTGCGCGACAATCCGCGTGAGCGGTGGGGCGGCCACGAGTACACCTTCGCCGACACCGCGCTGGACCTGGCCGCGGTCCGGCAGCGAACTGCCCGCTACAGCAAGCAGTTCGGCGTGCCGGAGGAGGTGCTCTGA
- a CDS encoding aminotransferase class IV family protein, with protein MAELDGVAVDVAQLETLALVNYGHFTSMEVTDGRARGLSLHLERLVRDCRQLFDADLDPDRVRHLVRHAVAGVTAPVVVRVTVFDPDLGLGRPGADAVPRVLVTTRPVAPPPGPGLRLRSAWYRRDLPEVKHVGLFGAVRLRRAAQRAGFDDAVFTDAGGVLSEATTSNLGFVTGDRVLWPSAECLPGVTMRLLNQARAEEPVTAAVTLADLPHVDAVFATNAATGVRPVAAIDDVHWPTDHPVLRALARQYAAVPPEPL; from the coding sequence ATGGCGGAGCTCGACGGCGTCGCGGTGGACGTCGCCCAGCTTGAGACGCTCGCGCTCGTCAACTACGGGCACTTCACCTCGATGGAGGTGACCGACGGCCGGGCGCGGGGCCTGTCGCTGCACCTGGAGCGCCTGGTGCGCGACTGCCGCCAGCTGTTCGACGCCGACCTCGACCCCGACCGGGTCCGCCACCTGGTCCGCCACGCCGTCGCCGGCGTCACGGCGCCGGTCGTCGTCCGCGTCACCGTCTTCGACCCGGACCTGGGGCTCGGCCGTCCCGGCGCCGATGCGGTGCCGCGCGTCCTCGTCACCACTCGGCCCGTGGCTCCACCGCCCGGCCCTGGGCTGCGCCTGCGGTCCGCGTGGTACCGGCGTGACCTGCCGGAGGTCAAGCACGTCGGGCTGTTCGGCGCCGTGCGCCTGCGGCGCGCCGCCCAGCGCGCCGGCTTCGACGACGCGGTGTTCACCGACGCGGGCGGCGTCCTGTCCGAGGCGACGACGTCCAACCTCGGATTCGTCACCGGCGACCGCGTGCTGTGGCCCAGCGCCGAATGCCTGCCGGGCGTCACGATGCGGCTCCTCAACCAGGCACGCGCAGAGGAGCCGGTGACGGCCGCGGTCACGCTCGCCGACCTGCCGCATGTGGACGCGGTGTTCGCCACGAACGCCGCGACCGGTGTGCGTCCGGTCGCGGCGATCGACGACGTCCACTGGCCCACCGATCATCCCGTCCTGCGCGCGCTCGCCAGGCAGTACGCGGCCGTCCCACCTGAGCCGCTGTAG
- a CDS encoding sulfotransferase family protein, giving the protein MTPDELLASARETTGLDDFGDDELFGGDSWRDGLDVLLKSLENDGRLTEFGQIAVAGELGGYLANRLRIIAHHRAHPEIRDRDVAPPIVIIGQARTGTTMLFDVLAQDPAHRAPLTWEVEAPLPPPRTETYETDPRIAQVEELIGLVDMFIPEFRSIHQLGAGLAQECGRIAGSAFTSAIFATQYRVPGYLRWWSHDAVRDGHVAASYTWHRRFLEVLQSGHPGERWLVKSPAHVWTLPQLLAEYPDALLVQTHRDPARIMASTASMLASLRHLYTDDVDVTEISAEFAELILDGLERTVDARLDGTVPAGQVIDLQFADVMGDALGAARAVYDRFGFELSADTAARMARFARDYAREPRGHQYTFADTGMDLDELRRRTARYAEHFAVTEEAV; this is encoded by the coding sequence GTGACCCCGGATGAGCTGCTCGCGTCGGCACGCGAGACCACTGGCCTCGACGACTTCGGCGACGACGAGCTGTTCGGCGGGGACAGCTGGCGCGACGGGCTGGACGTCCTGCTCAAGAGCCTGGAGAACGACGGGCGGCTGACCGAGTTCGGGCAGATCGCCGTGGCGGGTGAGCTCGGCGGGTATCTGGCCAACCGGCTGCGGATCATCGCCCATCACCGCGCGCACCCGGAGATCAGGGATCGCGACGTCGCGCCGCCGATCGTCATCATCGGGCAGGCCAGGACGGGCACCACGATGCTGTTCGACGTCCTCGCCCAGGACCCGGCGCACCGGGCGCCGCTGACCTGGGAGGTCGAGGCCCCGCTGCCGCCGCCGCGGACCGAGACCTACGAGACCGACCCCCGGATCGCCCAGGTCGAGGAGCTCATCGGGCTCGTCGACATGTTCATCCCGGAATTCCGGTCCATCCACCAGCTCGGCGCCGGGCTCGCGCAGGAATGCGGCCGGATCGCCGGTAGCGCGTTCACCAGCGCCATCTTCGCGACCCAGTATCGCGTTCCCGGCTACCTGCGCTGGTGGTCACACGACGCCGTGCGCGACGGCCACGTCGCCGCCTCGTACACCTGGCACCGCCGCTTCCTCGAAGTGCTGCAGAGCGGGCATCCTGGCGAGCGTTGGCTGGTGAAGTCGCCGGCGCACGTGTGGACGCTGCCGCAGCTGCTCGCCGAGTACCCGGACGCCCTGCTGGTGCAGACCCACCGCGACCCGGCCCGCATCATGGCCTCCACGGCCAGCATGCTGGCGTCGCTGCGCCACCTCTACACCGACGACGTCGACGTGACCGAGATCAGCGCGGAGTTCGCCGAGCTGATCCTGGACGGTCTCGAGCGGACCGTGGACGCCCGCCTCGACGGCACGGTGCCGGCCGGACAGGTCATCGACCTGCAGTTCGCCGACGTCATGGGGGACGCCCTCGGTGCCGCGCGCGCCGTCTATGACCGGTTCGGATTCGAGCTGTCCGCGGACACGGCGGCGCGGATGGCCCGCTTCGCGCGTGACTACGCCCGCGAGCCCCGCGGCCACCAGTACACCTTCGCCGACACCGGTATGGACCTGGACGAGCTGCGCCGCCGCACCGCCCGCTACGCCGAGCACTTCGCCGTCACCGAGGAAGCCGTCTAG
- a CDS encoding FAD-binding oxidoreductase, which translates to MSSTVSDSEIELYSALALGAGPDVAALRATVRGVVLEPGDAGWDEARGTYNLVLDQRPALVVVPADAEDVAAVIRYAGRYALRVVPQRTGHNAEPLGDLAGAILLRTDAMRDVRIDAARRRALVGAGAKWADVVPPASELGLAALHGSTPDVSVVGYTLGGGLGWYARALGLACNSVTGIQVATADGVLRWVDPDVEPKLFWALRGGGGNFGVVTAIEFRLYPVTDVYAGVLFFPWERSAEVLRAWEAWTRTVPDEMTSVGRIMQFPPFPEIPEPLRGKAFVLVEGVFLGDEKTGARLMEPLRRLGPVLDTFATVPPAGIAELHMDPPQPMPYQGDSMVLADVTPADIDRFVDAIGPGSGSPLVSVEIRHLGGELDRVRRGSGALSRMPGGYILFGVGIAPDPASVQAVRQWLATMKESLRGQAGGLYLNFTEKTVDPAQLFPADVYQRLRAVRASVDPRGLIRANHEIPAARG; encoded by the coding sequence ATGTCGAGCACCGTCTCCGATTCGGAAATCGAGCTGTACTCCGCTCTTGCCCTGGGCGCCGGGCCGGACGTCGCGGCGCTGCGCGCCACAGTCCGCGGCGTGGTTCTCGAGCCGGGCGACGCGGGCTGGGACGAGGCGCGCGGCACCTACAACCTCGTGCTGGACCAGCGCCCGGCGCTGGTCGTCGTTCCCGCGGACGCCGAGGACGTCGCGGCCGTGATCCGGTACGCGGGCCGCTACGCGCTGCGGGTCGTCCCGCAGCGCACCGGCCACAACGCCGAACCGCTCGGCGACCTGGCGGGCGCGATCCTGCTGCGGACCGACGCGATGCGCGACGTCCGCATCGACGCCGCGCGCCGCCGCGCGCTGGTGGGCGCCGGCGCCAAGTGGGCGGACGTCGTCCCGCCGGCCTCCGAGCTGGGTCTTGCCGCCCTGCACGGCTCCACTCCGGACGTGAGCGTCGTCGGCTACACCCTCGGCGGCGGCCTCGGCTGGTACGCCCGCGCGCTCGGGCTCGCGTGCAACAGCGTCACCGGCATCCAGGTCGCGACCGCGGACGGGGTGCTGCGATGGGTCGACCCGGACGTGGAGCCAAAGCTGTTCTGGGCGCTGCGCGGCGGCGGTGGCAACTTCGGCGTGGTCACCGCGATCGAGTTCAGGCTTTACCCCGTCACCGACGTCTACGCCGGCGTGCTGTTCTTCCCCTGGGAGCGCTCGGCCGAGGTGCTGCGCGCCTGGGAGGCCTGGACCCGGACCGTGCCCGACGAGATGACCTCCGTCGGCCGGATCATGCAGTTCCCGCCCTTCCCCGAGATCCCCGAGCCACTGCGTGGCAAGGCGTTCGTCCTGGTCGAGGGTGTGTTCCTCGGCGACGAGAAGACCGGTGCTCGGCTGATGGAGCCGCTTCGCCGTCTCGGGCCGGTCCTCGACACCTTCGCGACGGTTCCGCCCGCCGGGATCGCCGAGTTGCACATGGACCCGCCGCAGCCGATGCCCTACCAGGGCGACAGCATGGTGCTGGCTGACGTGACCCCGGCCGACATCGACCGCTTCGTCGACGCCATAGGTCCCGGCTCGGGCTCGCCGCTGGTCAGCGTCGAGATCCGCCACCTCGGCGGGGAGCTGGACCGGGTGCGGCGCGGCAGCGGTGCGCTGTCCCGGATGCCCGGCGGGTACATCCTCTTCGGCGTCGGAATCGCTCCCGACCCCGCGAGCGTCCAGGCGGTCCGCCAGTGGCTCGCGACGATGAAGGAGTCGCTGCGCGGCCAGGCCGGCGGCCTCTACCTCAACTTCACCGAGAAGACGGTGGACCCGGCCCAGCTCTTCCCGGCGGACGTCTACCAGCGCCTGCGGGCGGTGCGGGCGAGCGTCGACCCGCGCGGCCTGATCCGCGCCAACCACGAGATCCCGGCCGCCCGCGGCTGA
- a CDS encoding CorA family divalent cation transporter produces MSPMGGDGGRPGDLCRVDPDADPANRVGRELPRTRLYRGGKLEAEGFPVAHISDYLAEPDTVVWLDLCAPRTDELHVISDELNLSALAVEDAVSPHERPKLDRYPSHLFLNAYAVTLDQSSGELTSHEVGAFITERALVTVRADEGFDVDGLVAHWGEADPELAQFGVSHLVHGLLDFIVDQHFTAVQALDTEIEALEDMLFDERPHDGAVQRRSYQLRKSLVLLRRFVLPMREVVNTIMRRDLHVVSAEMAPYYQDVYDHVLRATEWTESLRDLVTTILETNLTIQGNRLNLIMKRLTAWAAIIAVPTAVTGFYGQNVPYPGFGKESGFLASLAVLVVCAVTLYVVLKRRDWL; encoded by the coding sequence GTGAGCCCCATGGGCGGGGACGGTGGACGACCGGGAGATCTGTGCCGCGTCGACCCGGACGCCGACCCCGCGAACCGGGTCGGCCGGGAGCTGCCCCGCACCCGGCTGTACCGCGGCGGGAAGCTCGAGGCCGAGGGGTTCCCGGTCGCCCACATCAGCGACTACCTCGCCGAGCCGGACACCGTGGTGTGGCTCGACCTCTGCGCGCCGCGGACCGACGAGCTGCACGTCATCAGCGACGAGCTGAACCTTTCCGCGCTGGCCGTCGAGGACGCGGTCAGCCCGCATGAGCGCCCGAAGCTGGACCGCTATCCCAGCCACCTGTTCCTGAACGCCTACGCGGTCACCCTCGACCAGAGCAGCGGCGAGCTGACCAGCCATGAGGTGGGCGCGTTCATCACCGAACGCGCGCTGGTCACCGTCCGCGCCGACGAGGGGTTCGACGTCGACGGTCTGGTCGCGCACTGGGGCGAGGCCGACCCCGAGCTCGCGCAGTTCGGCGTCAGTCACCTGGTGCACGGTCTCCTCGACTTCATCGTCGACCAGCACTTCACCGCCGTGCAGGCGCTCGACACCGAGATCGAGGCGCTCGAGGACATGCTGTTCGACGAGCGCCCGCACGACGGCGCGGTCCAGCGGCGCAGCTACCAGCTGCGCAAGAGCCTCGTGCTGCTGCGCCGGTTCGTGCTCCCGATGCGCGAGGTCGTCAACACGATCATGCGGCGCGACCTGCACGTGGTCTCAGCCGAGATGGCGCCCTACTACCAGGACGTCTATGACCACGTCCTGCGGGCGACCGAGTGGACCGAGAGCCTGCGTGACCTCGTCACCACGATCCTGGAGACGAACCTGACGATCCAGGGCAACCGGCTGAATCTGATCATGAAAAGGCTGACCGCGTGGGCGGCCATCATCGCGGTGCCGACGGCGGTCACCGGCTTCTACGGCCAGAACGTGCCCTACCCAGGTTTCGGCAAGGAGTCGGGTTTCCTGGCCAGCCTCGCGGTCCTGGTCGTATGCGCGGTGACGCTGTACGTCGTCCTCAAACGCCGCGACTGGCTGTAG
- a CDS encoding cupin domain-containing protein gives METTSLTAIAEEQLARARQAHAGRAAHTLHGGQGHSLRQTILALLANHELAEHESPGEATLQVLRGRVRLTAGQRAWDGAAGDHVTIPPERHALAAIEDSVVLLTVATRP, from the coding sequence ATGGAGACGACCTCGTTGACCGCGATCGCCGAGGAACAACTGGCCCGGGCACGCCAGGCCCACGCCGGCCGGGCCGCCCACACGCTGCACGGCGGACAGGGACACTCTCTGCGCCAGACGATCCTCGCCCTGCTGGCGAACCATGAGCTCGCCGAGCACGAGAGCCCCGGTGAGGCCACCCTCCAGGTGCTGCGCGGCCGCGTCCGGCTCACCGCGGGCCAGCGGGCCTGGGACGGCGCGGCCGGCGACCATGTCACCATCCCACCCGAGCGGCACGCCCTCGCCGCCATCGAGGACTCCGTCGTCCTGCTGACGGTCGCCACCCGCCCGTAG
- a CDS encoding polynucleotide kinase-phosphatase, whose product MTHTSDSGSDSLSASEPTVITVPEVCLVVLVGASGAGKSTFARTHFRPTQVLSSDFCRGLVADDENDQAATGDAFDVLRYIAGKRLAAGRLTVVDATNVQRHARQSLVELAREHDVLPVAIVLDPPERVCLERNAARPDRDFGAHVIRRQRADLRRSLRGLTREGFRHVHVLSSVAQASAATIAYTRLFSDLRHETGPFDVIGDVHGCRAELEALLAELGYEPRHDEAGRPVGARHPSGRRAVFVGDLVDRGPDTPGVLRLAMGMVADGDAFAVCGNHENKLVRALRGKKVTVSHGLAESLAQLDAESAEFRDEVARFCDGLVAHYLFDGGRLVVAHAGLKEAYHGRASARVRSFALYGDTTGETDEYGLPVRYPWANEYRGTATVLYGHTPIPEPEWVNNTLCLDTGCVFGGRLTALRYPERELVTVAATRVHFTPARPLAEPTSTAGPARPVEAADPAGSAGPARPVEMADPASAEVLLAPASLAGVRPGAHRAGDLLDITDVLGRRAVETRHGGRVQIQAENALAALEVMSRFAVDPRWLVYLPPTMSPPPTSPLPGYLEHPAEAFETYRADGVDDLLCEEKHMGSRAVAVVCRDEAVAAARFGAAGGTDAATGAATGAVVTRTGRPFFSPELTEELLGRLRAAVAAAGLWDELGADWLVLDAEIMPWSAKASELLSRQYAAAGAAARGALPVAVSALATAAARGIDVSDLLATTQDRLDNATAFTRAYRRYCWPVDGLAGVRIAPFMLLASGPAGRATPGTTYVDRPHDWQLAIADRLAAADPDLVATTRRIPVRADDPASVGRAVDWWEELTAERAGGEGMVVKPAAGLARGRRGLVQPGVKVRGREYLRIVYGPDYLRPEHLDRLRSRGLGRKRSLAFREYALGLEALERAAAGEPLWRVHECVFAVLALESEPVDPRL is encoded by the coding sequence ATGACTCACACCAGCGACTCCGGCTCCGACTCCCTCTCCGCGAGCGAGCCGACCGTGATCACGGTTCCCGAGGTCTGCCTCGTGGTGCTGGTCGGCGCGTCCGGCGCGGGGAAGTCGACGTTCGCCCGCACCCACTTCCGGCCGACGCAGGTGCTCTCGTCGGACTTCTGCCGCGGGCTGGTCGCGGACGACGAGAACGACCAGGCCGCGACCGGCGACGCGTTCGACGTGCTGCGCTACATCGCCGGGAAGCGGCTCGCCGCGGGCCGGCTCACCGTCGTGGACGCGACGAACGTCCAGCGGCACGCCCGCCAGTCCCTCGTCGAGCTGGCCCGCGAGCACGACGTCCTGCCGGTGGCGATCGTGCTCGACCCGCCCGAGCGGGTCTGCCTGGAGCGCAACGCCGCCCGGCCCGACCGCGACTTCGGCGCGCATGTGATCCGGCGCCAGCGCGCCGACCTGCGCCGGTCGCTGCGCGGCCTCACCAGGGAGGGCTTCCGGCACGTCCACGTGCTGAGCTCGGTGGCGCAGGCCTCGGCGGCGACCATCGCCTACACCAGGCTGTTCAGCGACCTGCGCCACGAGACCGGCCCCTTCGACGTGATCGGTGACGTCCACGGCTGCCGCGCCGAGCTCGAGGCGCTCCTCGCCGAGCTCGGCTACGAGCCGCGCCACGACGAGGCCGGCCGCCCGGTCGGCGCCCGCCACCCGTCGGGCCGGCGCGCGGTGTTCGTCGGCGACCTGGTCGACCGCGGCCCGGACACACCGGGCGTGCTGCGCCTGGCGATGGGCATGGTCGCCGACGGCGACGCCTTCGCCGTGTGCGGCAACCACGAGAACAAGCTGGTTCGTGCCCTGCGCGGGAAGAAGGTGACGGTCTCGCACGGGCTCGCCGAGTCGCTCGCGCAGCTCGACGCCGAGAGCGCCGAGTTCCGCGACGAGGTGGCCCGGTTCTGTGACGGGCTGGTCGCGCACTATCTCTTCGACGGCGGACGGCTGGTCGTCGCGCACGCGGGGCTGAAGGAGGCCTACCACGGCCGCGCGTCGGCTCGCGTCCGCTCGTTCGCGCTGTACGGGGACACCACGGGCGAGACCGACGAGTACGGCCTCCCGGTGCGCTACCCGTGGGCGAACGAGTACCGAGGCACCGCGACCGTCCTCTACGGCCACACCCCCATCCCTGAGCCGGAATGGGTCAACAACACCCTCTGTCTGGACACCGGCTGCGTCTTCGGCGGCCGGCTGACCGCGCTGCGCTACCCAGAGCGGGAACTGGTCACGGTCGCGGCCACCCGCGTCCACTTCACCCCGGCCCGCCCGCTGGCCGAGCCCACCTCGACGGCGGGCCCGGCCAGGCCAGTCGAGGCGGCGGACCCGGCCGGCTCCGCGGGCCCGGCCAGGCCAGTCGAGATGGCCGACCCGGCGTCCGCCGAGGTGCTGCTGGCGCCGGCCAGCCTGGCGGGGGTGCGGCCCGGCGCGCACCGGGCCGGCGACCTGCTGGACATCACCGACGTGCTCGGCCGGCGGGCGGTCGAGACGCGGCATGGCGGGCGCGTGCAGATCCAGGCGGAGAACGCGCTGGCGGCGCTGGAGGTGATGAGCCGGTTCGCGGTCGACCCGCGCTGGCTGGTCTACCTGCCGCCGACGATGAGCCCGCCACCCACGTCGCCGCTGCCCGGCTATCTGGAGCACCCCGCCGAGGCGTTCGAGACCTACCGGGCCGACGGCGTCGACGACCTGCTGTGCGAGGAGAAGCACATGGGGTCGCGGGCGGTCGCGGTCGTCTGCCGGGACGAGGCCGTCGCCGCGGCCAGGTTCGGCGCGGCTGGCGGCACCGACGCGGCCACCGGCGCGGCCACGGGCGCGGTCGTCACCCGCACCGGCCGGCCGTTCTTCTCTCCCGAGCTGACCGAGGAGCTGCTCGGCCGGCTGCGGGCGGCCGTGGCGGCGGCCGGGCTGTGGGACGAGCTGGGTGCCGACTGGCTGGTGCTCGACGCGGAGATCATGCCGTGGAGCGCCAAGGCCAGCGAGCTGCTCTCCCGGCAGTACGCGGCGGCCGGCGCCGCCGCCCGGGGCGCGCTGCCGGTCGCGGTCTCGGCCCTCGCGACGGCCGCCGCGCGCGGGATCGACGTGTCCGACCTGCTGGCGACGACCCAGGACCGGCTCGACAACGCGACGGCGTTCACCCGCGCCTACCGGCGCTACTGCTGGCCGGTCGACGGCCTGGCGGGCGTGCGGATCGCCCCGTTCATGCTGCTCGCCAGCGGTCCCGCGGGCCGGGCTACTCCCGGGACGACGTACGTCGACCGGCCGCACGACTGGCAGCTGGCGATCGCCGACCGCCTCGCCGCGGCCGACCCCGACCTCGTCGCGACCACCCGGCGGATCCCGGTGCGGGCGGACGACCCGGCGTCGGTCGGCCGCGCCGTCGACTGGTGGGAGGAGCTGACGGCCGAGCGGGCCGGCGGCGAGGGGATGGTGGTGAAGCCCGCGGCCGGGCTGGCGCGCGGCCGGCGCGGCCTCGTCCAGCCGGGCGTCAAGGTCCGCGGCCGGGAGTATCTGCGGATCGTCTACGGCCCGGACTACCTGCGCCCCGAGCATCTCGACCGCCTGCGCTCCCGCGGCCTGGGCCGCAAGCGCTCGCTGGCCTTCCGCGAGTACGCCCTGGGCCTGGAGGCCCTGGAACGCGCCGCCGCGGGCGAGCCGCTCTGGCGCGTTCACGAATGCGTCTTCGCCGTCCTCGCGCTCGAGTCCGAGCCGGTGGACCCCCGGCTGTGA
- a CDS encoding HNH endonuclease signature motif containing protein — protein MVGHGPIPAHIGRVLAADAHWRRVLTDPRTGTVLDLRHRRVPTPALARLVRHRDTRCVYPGCAMPAVACDLDHTIARADGGRTALDNLGPLCRRHHVMKHGQECHFPHSCRGGPWSWVRHRG, from the coding sequence CTGGTCGGCCACGGCCCGATCCCCGCGCACATCGGCCGGGTACTGGCCGCGGACGCCCACTGGCGAAGAGTCCTGACCGACCCCCGGACCGGCACCGTCCTGGACCTGAGACACCGCCGCGTCCCGACCCCTGCACTCGCCAGGCTTGTCCGCCACCGCGACACCCGCTGCGTCTACCCCGGCTGCGCCATGCCCGCCGTCGCCTGCGACCTCGACCACACGATCGCCAGGGCCGACGGTGGCCGCACCGCGCTGGACAATCTGGGCCCGCTCTGCCGCCGCCACCACGTCATGAAACATGGTCAGGAATGTCATTTCCCGCACTCGTGCAGAGGTGGGCCGTGGTCGTGGGTCCGCCATCGTGGCTAA